The genomic DNA CATcagcctatactaaagcatGAAGTAGTGAACCCATGGagttgagacttttttttttcttctcccagtcattagcatactcaataatgTAGGCTCATACATCGTTAACACTGCAATTAAGATATTATTGTAGACTATTCTagactatacactatatatcGCACACTCCTATtgggacataataaaaatcatctggtcttAGCAGGTTTTACCAGTACCAGGTGTTTGGAGCCATGCTCCAACCTCAGGTTTAAAACTAGTATTAATGGAGGGAGTTTGAAGATTCagtttgttccacgactgcatttcgctcactgcctctgtttgtatctctatcactgcaggaccaacatggactGAGAAGTCAGCGCcctcaggaggctgacaaacctctCAGAAGGAAGGGAAAAGATCATCAAGttatccacactggagagagaccatacagctgtgatcagtgtggcagagcttttaCTAAAAGAAGCCACTTACAGTTTCATCTAGTTAtccactctggaattaaggcatacagctgtgactattgtggaaaaactttcaacCACGTAGGGAACAGAAATAaacacctacgcattcacactggacatgtgttctgctgtgatcagtgtggcaaaaagtgTGTAACAGACTCACAGTTACAACAGCACATGgttacccacactgaggagagactttatcaatgtgacctgtgtgataagacttttaaagctccacaTACCCTGAAAGCACAccaacaggttcacagcagaaagagactctacaagtgcagttactgtgaggtaagTATTTGTAATTACGTATTTTGTCTTTATTGATAGCTCAGTGCAGCGTGTGGGCAGGAAGCAGGGAAAAACAAGAGGAAATGACAAGCAAGAAACTGGAACAACTCTGGTCATTAAACTGTGTTAGCAGACAATTCTGCTGCATGAAAATGTAGCACTGGGTGTTCCatcaaatttgaatttattattCAGGAAAATTTGATGTGACATGGTagctattattatttattattattattctaataaaacagaaataaaaacaccatcataataataattaaaaaatcaaaataatctGCTCTTCTGCTCAGCTAACATGGTTTTTAAATATTGGGCTTAGGGTTTCAGTCCCTTACAAGGCCGCCTATTCTGCTGTTTGCTTATGACACTTTATCACCAATGTTTAAAAAGCCATTGTGTGGGCGGAGCTGCTTGAGCCCTGCCAACAGTGAAAGTCCAATGAGGAGAGAGCACAAAAGCAGCACGAACTGAAAACTTTCCTAACAGCAGGCACAGCTTCTCTCTTGGTCTCTGGTTTCTTTGGTGCATCTCTGCTTTCTTCCCTAGTCAAGACTTCTGACCCACCTGCATCTATTTTGGGGGAGTGACTcatatattttcagtttgacaaCAAAATTTTGCATGAGCTTATTAAAGTAAGCCTTAAAAAGGCCAATGGGGTACTGTCGCCCTGCCAGGCGGCCACTTTTCAACTTTGTGAGCACGCTAACTTGAGAACGATGtcacctaggattttcaaattcacaccagagATGCATTGGCTAAAAATACTGGAAGAGTTTGAATCTCAGCAACATTGATCTCatggtcagaggtcaagtttgaggaaaaaaaaaaaataataatcttgtGAACACAATAGATGTCAGCTAGGATTTTCTGATTGATGTATGTCATAGATGTATCTTCTAAAACTCCCGGACGACTTACTTCTTACCACAATAATGCCAATCGTAGAAAGTTAGAGCATTCTCAGTGGTCTatgtttattataattttagcattttttattcctggttcttacttaatTTGGTTTTAAATTTATATGCTGAATAAAGTCACAGAGGCTTATGTGCACCCAATTAACCACATAATGCCAGCGATTCCTGCTGAAGCCCTGGGTACCTGCCCTTACTGGCCACGATCATCTGTTTAAGACATAGCAAATTGGCAGCGGGCTGACTGATCAAAGAAATTGATCAGCTGCTCTTTTTACCATAATTCCACaactgtttgtcctatcagTAAAATTCCAACCGTTCCTGAAAGTTGAGAAATTGCACGTCACAGCCATTATAGTTATTATGGTAATTATTGCCTGAAGTCCACAAACGTTGGCACGTTTGAAGTACCATGTCTCAAACGACACATGATGAGGTTCATATCTTCCGAGACCTTGTAATTGTAATTGTGTTGTAGAATTTgtgcttccaggggatttgtgccacctaaaagAGGTGAGGGGTAACACTGGTGGCTgacaatatttttctttttagaatgactgaaatgaaaaattaagtgTTACTGTAacccagtaagctgagtgttaTAATGTAAACACTAAAgtgtaattggacgttggcagagatgctctttatttcagacgacgtacaggataaaaatgttgaaggaattccCGGACTTACTCTGTCTTTGTGTCGTTctttagaagcagagccacacagatggatccggTTCTCAGtcctgtcatcgctgtggtggtgggaaagcgtttcgctgtgacctttgtgggaaaactttctgTCAGCAATGGAGCCTAACACTgcatcagcgtagacacaccggacacaaactgaactactgcaaagaatgtgggagaagcttccTCACAGCAAGGGACTTAAAACGCcatgaactcatccacagtggggttaaaaagcacctctgtgaccagtgtgggtcatccttcactGCTAAAAGTGACCTTAAAGTacataaacgagtccacacaggagagaaaccatacaagtgcagagactgtgacaaaagcttctcatGTGCAAGTAATCGTAACCGTCATGAAGATGCACACattgaagggaactacagctgtgaccagtgtgacaagagcttcaggactCTCAGTTCATTCTCATACcacaaacgatcccacgctgcaaagaaactgtttcactgttaccagtgtgcaaaaacattctcttcattatctgctctgtccacacatcagcgtgatcatgcagggctgaaatcattcccatcattggaccacaatgaatctgcagacacacaaagatcctcttctggttgCAGAGTCAAACTTgaaaaccttgagatccggctccacagaattccgaTGGAATCTCCGGTAAAGATCTAATGAGGGAActctgaaagaaaatgttagcctagttaatttttttttgctagaaattagtagcatgcagttatttgtatttttagttttagtgtttgttttgttttaaagttgcagaaatgtgtgttttgttcagGAGATAATGCAACAGTATTAAcagttaagataagataagataaaactttaatgatcccacgacggggaaatttgcgcattacagcagctcagtacagaaaactaaaaatagaatagaataaaaataaaatagaaaaacactatacacatatacataagcactatatacagaaaatatatagtcaatacacacattacACACCACAAGTGTTGcgaaaaaatgacatgaaattccAAATCTTTTGTATGGAGACTTGTTGTGTAACTTACATATACGCCAGACACATTACGTTCTTGTGAATAAATCATTCTCATAAGGCgcattgtggggaaaaaaatgctttcaatATCatgcgatgatgtaatgagatCCTGATGTTTCCAAATAAGAtaaggaagaaacagattctgggttAATCCAACTCTtacaagaaagcagcagcagaaagttTCATTGTTTGAACCCAAAACATTTGCATGTATTTTATACAtctggtgtgtaaaggccttaatAAGTTTACCATCCAGTGGGCTGGATTGgactaatttcatattttggtGGGCCTCAAGCCACATGATTGACAaccctgaatttaacacatctAAGACAAAAGATCCATAAGATTCAAATGTTTAAGGAAACTTTCTTTTTCCTGGCTCTACAGTGTTTTAGCTGTTCGAGTTCATGTTtaggcctttacacaccagacGCGTAAATTTTGTgcgttaaaaaatgtttttcggATGcgcattccatccatccattcgcttccgcacatcctgttcagggtcacgggggggctggaacctatcccagctgtcatggggcaagaggcagggtacaccctgaacaggtcgccagcctgttgcagggccaacacagagtgacagacaacctttcacactctcattcacacctatgggcaatttagagtagccaattgacctaaccccagtaagtgcatgtctttggaatgtgggaggaaaccggagtacccggaggaaacccacgcaagcacggggagaacatgcaaactccacacagagagaaggagaggtctgggccaaggtggaatcgaacccaggccttccagatgttattctaactgtgaggcagcagtgctaaccactgtgccaccgtgctgcgGATGCgcatttgcagcatttattttttcagattaaGTTAGATATTTCTGACTTTCGTAAGTGAACAAAttgatctgaccaatcagaacgctgcatttagcaacatgtgagcttaTAGCGCAAAACACACAccaatgtactgaatatacagtgatgtgggaataAAAtcatactattttacctcagacatacagctacacgctgctccgggtcagtcggctctgaAATtacttctctgcctcctcagtaGGGATGCACCTATCTGATATTCAGCATCCGTATCAGTCCGATCctgacctaaattactggatcgatATTGGGCaggaataaaaaatgcaatctcaTCCATTGTGTCGGTCCTCATATTCTGAATGAATTTCAGTGTGATTACTGTGAAATAAAGGAAGCTGTCTGTAAAGAGTCTGGTGTGCAGCTGTATTATCCGGGATTCATTTGGACTCACCTGTGTGAAGCTTTTGATGTTTCAGAGGTCCTTTATTTCATTGCTTACTGTCAGGAGACAAACTGTGACCCTCAGCTTCACGCTGTAACCACGGTGATATGATGTGGTCCAAAGGCTGACCTCAGTCTGTGTTCACTCACTAAAGGCCACAGTAACACTGAGCCATGATGGAGAGAAACTGCTGCTTGTTTCCCTGCTCCTAATGTTACtaacacacacatctgtgcaAGAGTAGGAAGCAAgtagatacattttatttatatagcacaaaggattttaaaaataaataaaaaaaaatatattttgtttccatggAACCAGACCTGGATGGGGTGgagtagtggttagcactgctgcctcacagcaggaaggtctgggtttgaatccaccat from Archocentrus centrarchus isolate MPI-CPG fArcCen1 chromosome 2, fArcCen1, whole genome shotgun sequence includes the following:
- the LOC115796640 gene encoding zinc finger protein 420-like, which encodes MSSTQQDQHGLRSQRPQEADKPLRRKGKDHQVIHTGERPYSCDQCGRAFTKRSHLQFHLVIHSGIKAYSCDYCGKTFNHVGNRNKHLRIHTGHVFCCDQCGKKCVTDSQLQQHMVTHTEERLYQCDLCDKTFKAPHTLKAHQQVHSRKRLYKCSYCEKQSHTDGSGSQSCHRCGGGKAFRCDLCGKTFCQQWSLTLHQRRHTGHKLNYCKECGRSFLTARDLKRHELIHSGVKKHLCDQCGSSFTAKSDLKVHKRVHTGEKPYKCRDCDKSFSCASNRNRHEDAHIEGNYSCDQCDKSFRTLSSFSYHKRSHAAKKLFHCYQCAKTFSSLSALSTHQRDHAGLKSFPSLDHNESADTQRSSSGCRVKLENLEIRLHRIPMESPVKI